The window TTCTTCATGCCATTGGGATCGCCAAATTCATAGGCCAGGAAACCTGCGCCATCGTTCTCATAGGCGAGATTATATTGCATCACGCAATTGCTGGTACCTCCGTCGATGTCAAAACCATCTCCATCTGCACTGGATTTTGACTGGTTGCGGAAGGCAATGGAGCGCTGGATGGTAATGTTATCGGATGTATAGGTCCAGATACCCACATTTGCATGCCCGTATTCCCAGCCATTGTAACTGGCGGTGCAGGAATCGATAAGGCCATTACTGGTATTGGTGATGATGATGCCGTTTCCGGTATGGGGCTGCATACCTTTGATGCCCCTGTTATAACTGGCTATTGTATTCTTGATGACGATATTGCGATTCTGTTTGCCCGGCCAGGAACCGCCAATCTGGATGCCCGTAAAACCATTGCTATCGGTTACACAACGGTTGACGGTCAGGTTGTCGAAGCCTCCGGGATAAGCCATCGAAGCTGCTTCGCTCTCCCATTTTGTGTTGGGTGACATAGCCAGTTCGGAATAGATGCCTGCTAAACCAAAACCTTTTACCACTACTTCGTCAATAGTGATATTACCATGTCGTTGGCGGTCATCGGAGAGCAGGTAAATGCCTGCATCGGTGGGATTGCTGTTGAACTGGCCGCTACCCCGGATTTGTAAATTCCGGACAATGATATGATCGCAATTATATAGGACCAGGCCATGACCGGATTTATTGGTAATCGTTCCCCCCTTGATGGTAATAGGTTGGTTGGCACTGCCCGATTCGTTAAGGGTAAGGGTGCCTTCCACCTGTTCAATAATTTCTATGATGTCGCCTGGTTGGAAAGTATAGCGGTTGGCGGTGGCAAGGTCCCATGGTTTTTCAGGGCTATGTCCATGGTTAAGGCTATCGCCAGTTGCACTAATAAAAAAAATGTGTTCATCCAGGACCTCCACCGGATGCTTGGTCTCTGGCGGCACAGCCCCGCTTGGGGTGTTCAGGGTTTTGGTACAGGATACTACAAAAAGGCTTACCAACATTGGCAAGGTCCAAGGCTTCATAAGAATGGATTTCAGGATTTTCTGCACTAATAATAACCTGCTCTTTAACGGGAACGCAATGGTTTGATTGTGAAGCCGCTGTAAAAAATTTCCGCATCAGGGCTTCCACTTATGATAGGGGTTGGGGAGATACACCACCATTGTAAGATGCCGGCAAGGTCCTGTTCAAGTTACTTACAGTGTTGGCAGGAACAGCTGAAAGCTATACCGGGCAATGGAAATAGTAGTAAGATGCGGTATGGGGGCGATATGGGAGGTGAAATGCCTGGTGCATTGGATGAGCATTCCTATTTGTGTAATGGCATCGGATAGGACTCAGATCCAAAAGCGTTTGGATTCGAGGTAGGCAATGGGTTTGGCTAACACGAACCTGAAGAATCGTTCCCATAGACCAGCCATTCTTTTCTCCACTAATTTATGCACCAGGAATGCCAGGGCAATGATGCAGGCGATCACCAGGAGGTAAACAAACCATTTATTGCTGTCGGTGGCCCAGTGGTTGAGTAGGATAACACCAATTTCATTGTGTAGTAAATAGATAGGATACGAGAGGGCTCCCAGGAGGCCTGCCAAGGGGAGGTCTTTTTGTTGCCATCCGGGTGAGTTGAGAAAATGAAAGAACACGAAAAATAGGGTGATGATGGCGATGATCACCATATTGCCTGGCAGTAACCATTTTTCTGTATCGATCCATTGGGGTTGGCCGAGTGCGAACCAGCAGCAACAATAGAAGGCGAGGCATAAACTCAATAAATTGAGATTATTTTTTTCTTCTTTTCTTATGGCAAATAATGCACCTGCCGCAAAATAGCTATAGTATCCTGTCAATACCGGGACCTCCCATTGATCCAACCATGAAACCAACAAGATGGCCAATGGCCAAAAAGTAATAATGGTTGGTAATTTTCTTTGCAAGCCCACAAGAAGGATCAGCGTGATGCATGCATAAAAAGCCAACTCGTAGTGTAAGGTCCAGTAGACAACATCGATATGTTCAATGCCTAACCTGCTCTGGAGCATGGTCAGGTTTCCAAGGAATTGGCGCCAGGTAACGGTTTGTGACGGCTCACCCCAACTAAGAATGACTACTGTGGTCAGGATCAATGCCGACCAATAGGCAGGATAAAGCCTTTTAGCCCTGGCACTTGCGAATGCTACAGCCGTCTTTTGGTTAGCAGAAAAGAAAATGACATAGCCACTGATCATGAAGAAGAACTCCACCCCAAGGTAACCTGCTTTTGCAATGGTGGAGATGACCGGTGTATAGGAAATGGAGAAGATCTTGCCATGACGGATGGCGTCATACCAATAATGGAAAACCAATACCATCATGGCAGCAAAGAATCGTGCATAGTCCAGCAGGGCTATCCTTCTCATAGCAGGTGGGGCTCCTTGCTGCAATGCTAATCATTTACCGGTGAAAGTCCTAGTAACAGGGCTTGCTTTTAAGCTCGTTTTCCTGCGCCACTACCGTTAATAAACTACTTACTCATTCCTTGGCCTATCCACCTAACTTTGGTGGCATAATTCATTTGCCGCATTCCTATGTTTTCTTTCTTCCATAAGAAGTCCAAGCCGGTTCCCCTGGACCTTTCCATCATCGGAACCGATATGCATTCCCACCTGTTGCCGGGAATTGATGATGGTTCCCCGGATACGGCTACATCCCTTCAATTGATCAGGGGCCTTGAAGACCTGGGCTATTCCCGCTTGATTACCACTCCGCATGTGTTGTGGGACCTTTACCGGAACGATGATGCGTCCATAGAGGCCGCGGAGTTGGAGCTAAGGGTAGCGGCGGAAGGCAAGGACATGGTCCTTCGTTCAGCAGCAGAGTATATGCTGGATGAGCATTTCAGCCTGTTGGTGCGGGACAAGCAGCCATTGCGAACCCTTGCTGGCAATTATGTGCTGGTGGAGTTCTCCTTTGTGAGCCTGCCCTTCGATTGGAAGCAGGTCTTCTTCGATTTGCAGATCAATGGCTACCAGCCGGTCCTGGCCCACCCGGAAAGGTATACTTACCTCATGGGGCAGACAGGGA is drawn from Flavihumibacter rivuli and contains these coding sequences:
- a CDS encoding right-handed parallel beta-helix repeat-containing protein, with protein sequence MKPWTLPMLVSLFVVSCTKTLNTPSGAVPPETKHPVEVLDEHIFFISATGDSLNHGHSPEKPWDLATANRYTFQPGDIIEIIEQVEGTLTLNESGSANQPITIKGGTITNKSGHGLVLYNCDHIIVRNLQIRGSGQFNSNPTDAGIYLLSDDRQRHGNITIDEVVVKGFGLAGIYSELAMSPNTKWESEAASMAYPGGFDNLTVNRCVTDSNGFTGIQIGGSWPGKQNRNIVIKNTIASYNRGIKGMQPHTGNGIIITNTSNGLIDSCTASYNGWEYGHANVGIWTYTSDNITIQRSIAFRNQSKSSADGDGFDIDGGTSNCVMQYNLAYENDGAGFLAYEFGDPNGMKNNAIRYNISYNDARKNKQYGGITYGGQVAQENLYLYNNTIVKPEGKAITRIGYEVKGLLDIRNNILSAPEQSALSTSASNNLSGIVKLGDQFFPLAGSKAIDAAEEIKGLPSTDFYGTPIRGIRDIGAVEYKPD
- a CDS encoding acyltransferase family protein, with the protein product MRRIALLDYARFFAAMMVLVFHYWYDAIRHGKIFSISYTPVISTIAKAGYLGVEFFFMISGYVIFFSANQKTAVAFASARAKRLYPAYWSALILTTVVILSWGEPSQTVTWRQFLGNLTMLQSRLGIEHIDVVYWTLHYELAFYACITLILLVGLQRKLPTIITFWPLAILLVSWLDQWEVPVLTGYYSYFAAGALFAIRKEEKNNLNLLSLCLAFYCCCWFALGQPQWIDTEKWLLPGNMVIIAIITLFFVFFHFLNSPGWQQKDLPLAGLLGALSYPIYLLHNEIGVILLNHWATDSNKWFVYLLVIACIIALAFLVHKLVEKRMAGLWERFFRFVLAKPIAYLESKRFWI
- a CDS encoding tyrosine-protein phosphatase translates to MFSFFHKKSKPVPLDLSIIGTDMHSHLLPGIDDGSPDTATSLQLIRGLEDLGYSRLITTPHVLWDLYRNDDASIEAAELELRVAAEGKDMVLRSAAEYMLDEHFSLLVRDKQPLRTLAGNYVLVEFSFVSLPFDWKQVFFDLQINGYQPVLAHPERYTYLMGQTGIYEEISAMGVLLQLNINSLTGYYGKPALSLAKHLVKHKLVHFLGTDLHHSRHLDAIRQSDTLMPLVQEIAGSGNLMNEKLV